In Callithrix jacchus isolate 240 chromosome 18, calJac240_pri, whole genome shotgun sequence, one DNA window encodes the following:
- the LOC128930093 gene encoding uncharacterized protein LOC128930093 yields the protein MTEAELSCSFQPVPPGLHYKTRRLPAPAPPWLSIGTLAPPEPLAGLGHSPSGFPHRDPQQEANVLGRLFSLLGLEKSRARRRRVGPLQARAAPRPSRLFFLRPGPSQLFFLRPKAAHAQFCAPGLGGSSPPRSGERGCSPFPPHRLLQALFPELIPEGERRRQAERVLGGSQGKQGVNDWFLLVFPVLLGMYTVMRATSREMH from the exons ATGACGGAGGCTGAGCTCTCCTGTTCCTTTCAGCCTGTCCCTCCTGGCCTCCATTATAAAACACGGAGGTTGCCTG CTCCCGCGCCCCCATGGCTTTCCATCGGCACGTTGGCCCCACCAGAACCACTCGCTGGGTTGGGCCACTCCCCCAGTGGCTTCCCACACAGGGACCCGCAGCAGGAGGCAAACGTCCTGGGGAGGCTGTTTTCCCTGCTGGGACTGGAGAAATCACGCGCCAGGCGGCGGCGCGTCGGTCCCCTGCAGGCTCGGGCTGCACCTCGCCCCTCCCGGCTGTTTTTCCTCAGGCCTGGCCCCTCCCAGCTGTTTTTCCTCAGGCCGAAGGCTGCGCATGCTCAGTTCTGCGCCCCCGGGCTGGGCGGTTCCTCGCCGCCAAGGAGCGGAGAGCGGGGGTGCTCACCCTTTCCACCTCACAGGCTCCTGCAGGCTTTGTTCCCAGAGCTAATACctgaaggagagaggagaaggcaAGCAGAGAGAGTGCTTGGAG GATCTCAGGGCAAGCAAGGAGTGAACGACTGGTTCCTTCTCGTTTTCCCCGTCTTACTGGGCATGTACACAG